A stretch of Rickettsia rickettsii DNA encodes these proteins:
- the lepB gene encoding signal peptidase I — protein MQTDNTKSNTNKTAKQEWGSFAFVICIALLIRILIMEPFTVPTGSMKATILENDYIFSTKYSYGYSNYSLSFFDFIPLFKGRIFAREPDRGDIVVFRPPNDMSVRYIKRLIGLPGDKIQLIDDVIYINDKKIERTEVGTYISEEGIKYLKFKETLPNGRTYFSYKLAPIYGVIYNDRYGNTDVFYVPEGKYFFLGDNRDQSNDSRVNLGFVPFENFIAKAQFIWFSTKITWWDNDIGVINLVLKLKPWVESVRLNRIFRNLYNTDA, from the coding sequence ATGCAAACAGATAATACAAAATCAAACACTAATAAAACAGCTAAGCAAGAGTGGGGGTCTTTTGCTTTTGTAATATGTATCGCTTTACTTATTAGAATACTTATTATGGAGCCGTTTACCGTTCCAACCGGGTCTATGAAAGCAACCATACTTGAGAATGACTATATATTTTCTACGAAATATAGTTATGGTTATAGTAATTATTCTTTATCTTTTTTTGATTTTATTCCTCTTTTTAAAGGGCGAATATTTGCTCGTGAACCGGATCGTGGCGATATTGTAGTTTTTCGTCCGCCTAACGATATGAGTGTTAGATATATAAAGCGTTTAATAGGGCTACCCGGCGATAAAATTCAATTGATTGATGATGTAATATATATTAACGACAAAAAAATAGAACGCACGGAAGTTGGAACTTATATAAGCGAAGAGGGAATAAAATATTTAAAGTTTAAAGAAACACTGCCAAACGGTAGAACATATTTTTCTTATAAGCTTGCTCCTATTTATGGCGTTATATATAATGATAGATACGGTAATACGGATGTTTTTTATGTACCTGAAGGGAAATATTTCTTTTTAGGGGATAATAGAGATCAGTCAAATGATAGTAGAGTAAATCTTGGATTTGTACCGTTTGAAAATTTTATTGCTAAAGCACAATTTATTTGGTTCTCAACAAAAATAACTTGGTGGGATAATGATATAGGAGTTATTAATCTAGTACTAAAGTTAAAGCCATGGGTTGAATCTGTGAGGTTAAATCGAATTTTCAGAAATCTTTATAACACGGATGCGTAA
- the rnc gene encoding ribonuclease III, which translates to MESFEKLEKLLSYSFKNKELLIEALSHPSLRQHHEYKDDKDYERLEFLGDAVLNLVITEILFRNFANYNEGNLAKIRSYLVCKETICMVGAKLTLKNYIIMTHGEEVAGGRDNLNNIENATEALIAAIYLDSNIETTHDIIEKLWAEFIKVQNLTDYDPKTALQEWAQASDHHLPIYRLIKREGASHSSTFTVLVKVKDYEQTGTGHAIKEAEKNAARSLLHRLKND; encoded by the coding sequence ATGGAATCATTTGAGAAGTTAGAAAAGCTACTTAGCTATAGTTTCAAAAATAAAGAGCTTTTAATAGAGGCGTTAAGTCACCCGTCTTTAAGGCAACATCACGAGTACAAGGATGATAAAGATTATGAACGATTAGAATTTCTAGGTGATGCCGTATTAAATTTAGTAATCACAGAAATTTTATTTAGAAATTTTGCAAATTATAATGAGGGGAATTTAGCTAAAATTAGATCCTATTTGGTTTGCAAAGAAACAATATGCATGGTTGGAGCTAAACTTACTTTAAAAAATTATATAATTATGACTCATGGCGAAGAAGTAGCAGGCGGGCGTGATAATCTTAATAATATAGAAAATGCCACGGAAGCTTTAATTGCAGCTATATATCTTGATAGCAATATTGAAACAACCCATGATATTATCGAGAAGTTATGGGCAGAATTTATAAAAGTTCAGAATTTAACGGATTATGACCCAAAAACTGCTTTACAAGAATGGGCTCAAGCTAGTGATCATCACCTACCTATATATCGTCTGATAAAAAGAGAAGGAGCCTCCCATTCATCGACTTTTACAGTTCTTGTAAAAGTAAAAGATTATGAACAAACAGGCACTGGTCACGCAATAAAAGAAGCAGAGAAAAACGCAGCACGCAGCTTATTGCATAGACTTAAAAATGACTAA